In Poecilia reticulata strain Guanapo linkage group LG11, Guppy_female_1.0+MT, whole genome shotgun sequence, the genomic stretch GCGCTCTTCTGGTTAACTCGCTTTCAGACAAAGCCATTAACACAGCTAATGATATCATCAAATGTCTTCCTGTGTGTTAACCCCAAATTGCTTGAAGCAGACGGGCTCTTAAAGCGAGACTTGCTCGCATAAAGGTTTCTTCTTGTTAAAAAGGAGTTGCTCCCCTCCACTTTTGACCCCAGGCTTGTTCACAAGGACAGATTTCTGCAAAGACTTTGACTCAATGCAGTCAGCTGTCTGCCCTTCCTTAGAtagaaaatgacaaactgaTTTGACTGAAATGTATTATAACTGGGAAAACTGTATGTAGGAGGACCTGAATGTGATCATATGATCTAATTGTAAAAGAAACCAATTTTGCCTTCCAAGGAAATGAATACCAAGTCATAAGAGGTGATATACAGGAAACCCAACAGTCAGAGTAGGGAAAAGCTACGTCACATGACAGATTATTAGAAATATTCTAACAACGCATTATCCAACATCCCAATCTgctgaggggttttttttttgcttccctgtcaaacaataagaaaaaacacctgaagaatCTTAATAGGTCCACACCCTGATACACACGGCTATAACTAATCAGCCAAGTACAAAGTCTCACTCTTTAAACAGACAGatactttccatttctgtggcAGAAAATTTACAACTGAAAGAGACGAATCCTGTAGCTTACCCattacttttaatgtttaacaATGCTAACTGTTCGGTTTAGTTCACTACTGTCTCGTTCGTTATTATGTTCCATACAGCTTGTACTAAACtacgttttttttctccaaaaaatacatttgtcgACTGGTACTAAATAAGACCAACGCTTATAGTTGTTTATATCGTATTTCTTAGGCGGTGACTCCCAGAGAGTGTAAATTAATCCCCCGCCGCCTCTCTGTCACAGCTTACTGAATGACTTCGAGCTGTCAGCTGCTGCATCCACATTAGCAACTCAGCTAGCTCTGATACGGCGCCGCACCGAGTGAAATTCAGAAAGTTACTCCACACTTACTGGCATGCTACCCGTCAGGTTCCCGATATTATTGTCCTTCGTCGGCCCAAAGATTTCAGTAAAAGGCTAACCGGTTGCTAGTCCATAAATATCCTTAATAATTCAACACCATCAGCTCCTTCCATCTTCGTTACTTTCTCCGGTCAGACTATCACCAACGGCGAAGACGCGAGCTCCGCTGAGTGGCAGATGtgttagccaatcagagagcagtaGGTCAATTGTAACCACGCCTTCAAATATGGCGTTCAATCAAATTAGTCTATGAGGAGCAAAGTGATAATTTCCATGGTCAAGCTAGGTTGTCGATGTCATTCTGTGGTCTTTGACAGCCAAGTGATCCACCGAATATGAACAATATTAATCagagataaaatattttatgcaaaatataaaGTCGCATATGTTGCGACTTTATACTTAGTGAGCAAACTGTAAAGCCGCTTTATCTGAAAATCTCTGCTGTACAATAAACTGACATTACTTGCATAACtttatgtattttcatttaaacGCATTCTCTGCCTCGTCATTATTTACTATAATTATTGGACATTTGATGGGAGATTCATGAAATCTAAATGCAAAACgacatttctgtgtatttatagCAAACAATGGAAGGGCATTTTGACACGAATTTATAACACCATGGATTTTCAAGAATTAATCATCGTGATGACcatgtgtttgtttgctttcatgTTAATAACAATGGCAAATCTACgatttttaatcagttaatacGGGGTAAGCTGCAAATCTACTCCCACTGAATGtttcatcataaaaaacacatttcgcACAAACCAGCAGTAAAATATTGTagtcacagaaaacatttctcatttcatCAGTTGTGCAAGCACACGTGTAGcagttctttttaaataaatgaaaccagaatattcagtatatttattataaaactgGATTTATCAATCCAGACAGTACAGTCTAAAAATTTGACAAAGACCAAGCATTAAGGTGACTCTCTGCTGCCCCCTTCTGTGTTTTATAGTTATATGCTCAGAAAAATTGTTCACAGTTAGGTTACTGATAGGCATGTagataaactgaaaatatgtggTCTAAAAAACACGTGGGCCTCGGATTTTATCATAATTATACTATACcacaaatattgaaaataaaattacgtcaaaaacacataaagcaataagtgatagaaaaaagaaaataacaaatatataagttagtatatttctgtatttgccCTCTTCAGGATGTCCTCACTGTGACCCTCAAAGAATATTCACGTATAGGCAATGGATGGATTCATGaatttctttattcttgtattaacTTATTCTTGGTCAAATAGAAAAAGCACCATATATACAATTGCATTTTTACACCAAGATTTACATTTCCAGTTTACTGTGTTGCTTTTACTATTTTCATTGTTATAACACTGTGctattaatattgttgttgttctgtgtTTATCTGTATGCATATATTTGACAATCACTTTTGCTGCTGTACAATCAGAATATATTTGTGCATTGAGGGGCAAAAAAAGCGCATAAGATGTGTAAAAGGTCTGCAAGAAATACAACAggtgcaattaaaatcaaaatgagacACTGAACAGTCAGTGCTTTTATCAGttctatccattttcttgcacccttgtcccttggtggggttgggagtgttgctggtgcccatctccagctaacgttttgggcggggtacaccctggacaggtcgccagtctgttgcagggcaacacagacaggacacacaaccatgcacacacacactcacactcacacctaggggcaatttagacaaaCCAATTAACAGtcatgacagtcatgtttttggactgtgggaggaaactggagtacccggagagaacccatgcatgcccagggagaacatgcaaactccatgcagaaagactggggctgggaattgaacccagaaccttcttgctgcaaggcaacagctctaccaactgcgccactgtgcagcccgctttTATTAGTTGCAGTAAGTTAATTTCTAAGACTATTTAGGGccatcattatttattatttcaacatGAATCATGTAAAGAggagggaataaaaaaataaacatttaaaaatataatgtgaCTAAAAGCATCTTCGAATCTATTAAATATCTGGACATTTGAAGATTTCCCAGGGcctaaaactgaaacaaaaacaaaaccgaaataaagcaaatatagaacaaaaaagaaataagacagcggtgtaaaaaaattacacaagtgaaataataaaaactaagctTGTAATTCAGCTGTTCCAGATAATAACAAATATCACAAAGAtaagtgattttttaaatttatttaaatgaactaTTTAAAAACTGTGGAAATTATACATCAATCCCTGCTATCTGTGCAGCTTCAGTATAAACTTCATCTGCCTGTTTCCTGTATCTCTGTGATAACTCTTTAGCCCTTCTCACTTCCTTGATATTCTCTTCCAGGTTGTCATTCAGTCTTCCTTGTTCTTGGTAGGTTTCTGCTGCTCCCTTCACTTGCTCAACCATTTGACTGTTGCTGCGGAGCAGCCAGTCCAAAAGCTGAAAGAGTTTGGCACCCTTTGAGACGGTGGCTTTGGCGCTGTCTGAAATACCCCTGAACTCATTCTGGGCTCTCTGCAGAGCGAGAGGCACTGGTCCCTCCTCAGTTTCTCCCTGTGGGCCCACAGGATCCAATATGAGGGAGAAGTCATAGCCCTTCATCTTCAAAGACACCCTGTATGTGGTCTCTGACGACAGAAAGGTGGACAGAAATTAAATcaaccaacagaaaaaaagaaccacCTGCTTATCATGctgctttaaacaaaaattgtttGCTGCTCACCCTGCTCCTTCCTTATCGCCCCTATGCACTCAGCAAAAGCCAGGTTATCAACATCCGTACTGTCGCAGCTCTGTTTCAACTTTCTGATGTGTCCAACCATGGCTTCATAGTGTTCCTGCTGCTCATTGAAGATCTCTGCCATGTCAGTAAACCTCTGATCCAACTCTGGCACATTCACCCGTCTCATCACCAGCTTTCCACTCCTTTTCACTGTCGGCGCATCTGGACGTCGCACAAAAGACACACAAAGACAGCAGGCAAGAAGAAAAGCGTGAAATAGAAGATTCTGGAATTCATACAACATTTCAGCGCAGATGTGAAACGCAGACCTGGTTTACCATTGTGAGCTGAGGGGGCCTGTCTGGCTGATTCAGCTTCAGTCACTTCAGATGGAGATCCAGGCTGCAACAAAGGCTGCCTCTGAAACAGCAGAGATGGTTCtctcatatttataaaaacacagtGTTGGTCTCATTTAATTAATCCCCTGTAAAGATGTgttgagagatttaaaaaatatattttattgctgtAGCATAATCTTAtgcagaacattaaaaaaatatggttAAATATACACAGAAGTAGATCAGAAGAGTAAAAATCAGCCTCCTTTCTGGCAATCTCACTCCCTAGATCTACAATTCATAGATTTTTGATAGAAAAAAGGTCAACCTAATGTCCATAATTTTACAGGAGAAACTAATGCTGTCCTAATGGCAAAAAGACAACCAAGTTTTGATGTCAGAGTTGCTGAGTTTTCCCCcactgcaaaaagtaaaaaataaaaaaatttaattgctGAAGTTAAAATTTCAACTCTCAAAAATATTAGTGTCATATTCTGCTAATCTTTACCAAGGATGTCAATAAATATGCCTTGTACTGTAGCAAAACAACAAGAACAGCAAAACCTATTATGAAATTTAGATCTAAAGTGAGTTTTGTTTACAGCCtctcaagcaaaaaaaataaaaaataatctcctATAAACATACATGGACGTGATATATAGTTCTTCTTGTACAAATAAAACGTTCGAGAGAAAACTACTGAAGCTAGACAGATCTCtccatttgtttcattttactcGCGAGAAGTTATAGAAACTTCGGTGCGATGTATCGACAGCATACCTCGCCGAGACTGTCGCTGGAGACAAAGCAACAGCAGAGGAGACGGAGCATTTTCACCAGCGTTTGTGTCCTTTAGCTTGTTTTTAGGTCACTTATTGTGTTCATGAAGTTTTTGTCGTCCACATTCCACATGACGTCAGTGTCACGCgggccatgaaaaaaaaaaaaatcttccgcGCTATGCTTGAACGTTGTAACTACAGGTGAGCGTCAGGtgacgcacgcacacacacacacgcaatgTGAAAACGCTGAAGGCCTGATGCTTGCATTTGCACCGACGACGGATATGACCACCAAGATGACAGTCCAAACTGTTATTGCATTTCATGGATTTTATTGGTAAATGTtgctaaatttgtaaaaattaataaacttgggaaaaaaaataatacacagacACAGCCACAACAGACAAAATTAATCATCATACAAACAATTAGGTCCCAAAAGgttaagaaaatgtaagaatttcTTTAAACAACTGCTTTGTCCAATACGGAAACTGTTACATATAACATATACTTGCCCCTATCAGTTATCAATAattaaagttgttaaaaaaaaactgcatctgTGAAAATCAGAATTGGATGAAGACTCACGTTTATTTGATTactttgtgaaaaaatgttttccaaagctTCCTTAAAAgttgcacaattttttttttcacgtcaACAATTTAGGAGGATTATGTAAATCCATGTAAGTGTCTCTCAGAGCAGTAATCTCcaactcttttttatttatttatttatttatttatttatttatttatttatttatttatttatacgtATGtatataaatctatttaaattatcacacaaatatttgttgttCTTATTAAACTCAACCGAAGGGGGCAGCATAATGCCTTCTCTGGAACTTCTATGCAGCCTCGACGATGGAGAAGAAGACTTCAAGAGAAGGGAGATACAAAGCTAAGCTGAGCACTATCTTACTAAATTAATGCTCAATCTCCCATAAGTGTCTAGGTTCTGTCCTAGTCACCCCATTAAGAAAAGTGACATCTAACATTcgtttttaaatttagaaattgaAAACAAGTTGTTGTCTTTGTTAGCACGAACAACGCTGGCTGGTTGCTGAGCGACAACAAAAGCTACACACCGCTGGCAGTGAGCCTGCTGTTGCTTTACGTGAACTAGTCAGAAAAATACCTATCTGACATGACGGGCGTAGCGTCTCCGGAGAAGGCAGCAAGCTCCAAGAAGAAAAGCGAGAGGAAGTGTGCCTCCAAAGAAGAATACAGGCAGCTGTCCGGCATCATGGCAGGCATGAACATTCTGAGAAAGCAGGtgcaaagatttgttttaaactggcTTTGCATGGGAGATGTGTCTGTTTTAATATATTACCACCCAATTGTGTTTGGTGTTTACCTCAAGGGTACACTCTGTGATGTGACCCTGGTGGTTCAGGGGAAACACTTTCCTGCCCACAGAGTGGTCCTCGCTGCTGCCAGCCACTTCTTCAGCCTCATGTTCACCAGTAAACATCACACACggacacatacaaaaaaaaaagttcatgttgAGATGGATGTTTTacaaagactgaaataaatctCAGATTCTGCACCACATCATTGCAAATTATGTTTAAAGCTACAAACAGGATTTTTTCCGTAAGATCACtcaaatttactttaaatatattctcATGATTAGCCTGATTCCTGTGCATACTGGGAAATATTGTTTCTTAATAttgcaaagtttaaaaactttgcatttttaaacCGTCCAATGAAAGTCTATGCTTAGTACAAAgagtttgtataaaaaaaatcccacaatgTTTGGTTTGGCTTTCTTTTGCATTACTTATTTTCTCGTGTCCAGCCAGAATGATGGAATCAATGTCTCATGAGGTGGAACTGAGGAGTGCTGAGCCCGAGATCATTGAACTGTTGATTGAATTCATTTACACAGCAAGGTAAGATTCTGCCATAAGATGTCTTCTCATGCTTTGTCATAAATATGTAGTTTGTGGTTCCCTTTCAGTCGATCCACTCAGTACAACACTCATATAACGCCCCCACATGGCCTGACTGAAGACACCTTGAATCACACCTGTTGGACAATGACGGGTAATAATGGGCGGCAGGCCCCACCTGGATATAAATAATGGTTCTAAAAGGGATTTGATATCTCGAAAGAAATGGCATAACATTGCTTGAAGGACCTACATAAACAAACGGGGGCACTCACTCACCTCCCTTCCTGGAGCTATGTGTTGTACCTTGTTCCTCTTCTTTAGGGAACAGTGGTTATATTCAtagcattttattaaagaaagtccaaatgtttctaaatgagGCTTatgttctgtgtgtttttgtttccccccccGATACGTCTTTGTGTGTCAGAATCTCTGTGAACAGCAGCAACGTTCAGTCGTTGCTGGACGCAGCCAACCAGTACCAGATTGAACCAGTGAAGAAGATGTGTGTGGAGTTCCTTAAAGGACAGATCGACGCCACAAACTGCCTGGGTACATGCTTGAAATACAAACCCAGTTCCAACAAATTACGGCGATGAGTTGTATTTACTGGTTTGTCTTTCTGTCCTTGTGCAGGCATCTCTGCCTTAGCAGACTGCATGGACTGTCCTGAGCTGAAGGCCGCAGCAGAGGACTTTTTCGAGCTCCATTTTACAGAAGTCTATAAGCTGGATGAGTTCTTGCAGCTGGACGTTACACAGCTCACACATTTGCTCCACCAAGACAAGCTCACTGTTCGTGCAGAGGCTCAGGTACGCACAATTTCAATTTATAGATTGATCGTggtgactttgtttttctgatgtgCTTTTACGtttgtgttttagatttatGACGCGGCGGTGCGTTGGCTGAAATATGACGTGTGCAACAGAGAGCAGTACATGGTGGAGGTGCTGGGGTGCGTTCGCTTCCCTCTGGTCTCCAAAACCTTCTTGTCGAAGACCGTGCAGGCAGAGCCGCTCATCCAGGACAACCCGCAGTGCCTCAAGATGGTCATCAGTGAGTAGGAAGAGAGCAGgggtttatttgttaaacaaaaTTGTGCATTATGGATAagcattttattcaaaagaaTAACCTTGGTTGACGTCAGCGTCCCACTTCTGTTCTCCAAGGCGGGATGCGTTACCATCTATTGTCTCTGGAGGACCGGGAAGACCTGGGAGAGAGCAGCCGGCCACGGCGCAAGAAGCACGACTATCGCATCGCCTTGTTCGGAGGCTCGCAGCCTCAATCCTGCCGCTACTTCAACCCCAAGGTATTAGGGATATATATGAAATCACATCTGAGCACGAGTGCTATGATGTTGGTGCAGAAGCATTTGCTAGGTATATCCTTCAAAATCATTTGAGTAATCTCCATAAAATCACGTCTCTTCGAATAATATTGGTGAGGCGTCGGTGTTCTCCATGCAGGACTCCACCTGGACAGACATCCGCTGCCCCTTTGAGAAACGCCGCGATGCCACCGCCGTCTTCTGGGACAACGTGGTGTACATCCTGGGGGGGTCGCAGCTGTTCCCCATCAAGCGGATGGACTGCTACAATGTCCTGAAAGACAGCTGGTATTCCAAGCTAGGTCCGCCCACTCCTCGCGACAGCCTGGCCGCTTGCGCTTCTCAGGGCAAAATCTACACATCAGGCGGATCGGAAGTGGGTAAGGGTCAAGATGCAGGATAAAAACCTTTCAGACGTTAGactgagttatttttatttctacttatGGGGATGCAGACAGTGAATGCAGTGGTTTAGTTGAAGTTGTTGCATGTGTGAGGCTTGTGGTCATTGGACTCCGGCGTTGTCTGCGTGTGCGTCTGCAGGCAGCTCGGTTTTGGACCTTTTTGAATGTTACGACACGAGGACAGAGTCGTGGCAGGTGAAGACCAGCATGCTGTTGGCCCGCTGCAGCCACGGCTCCGTCGAAGCCAACGGactcatttatgtttgtggAGGAACGGTGGGCAACAACGTCTCCGGGAGGATCCTCAACAACTGCGAGGTGTACGACCCCGGCACACAGCAGTGAGTACGATGTGGCGGAGAAAGGATAGAGAGAGTGgcgaaaatgtttaattaatcaGTGACGGTGAAGCGCTGAGAGTTTCGTGAGGTTTAATTAATTGCTGGTAAAAGGAGAGGATCGCCCCACAACACGGAGAGTGTAATCAAGACTTCCTTCAGAGTCCAACGTGCTCAGTCCATTCGTTCTCTTCAGGACATCCCTCAGAGACAAACTGTTTCTTAGTTTTCAATTGCAGTCAGCCTCCACCCCGTTCCTCTTTCAGCTCTTCCCTGTGTCTGCTAAACCTTTGTGTGTTTGACGCAAACAATTCTCATTCCAAAGATTGTGAAAGGCTATAATAAACCCACTTtgtgtagtaaaaaaaaaaagattgctaAATTTCTTTCAGAGGGGGAGGGAAATTTCCATGACTTTCCATGTCTTTGTagtcagtggaaaaactaagtACAGCTCGGCTGCTCTCAGAGGCGCTGAGATGGAAAGTATCCAAATGTGCTTGATTAATTCATCTTACATGTAAAATTAGAAGCTTCAGGACCTCGGACTGCTTTCTCCCGACAATGTGGCTCAAAATTAGTTCATTCCTCCTTACTCTATGTTTATTTTGAGGTTAACAGGGTGGATGATTTACACATTCATGTTTATCTGTTTAACATGGATTAGTTAAATCGGATGTGATGGTTTGCCCACAGACACAAAAGAATGACATTTTGGCATATTCCTACAAACATGCACATATTTCCCTTAACTCATGTAAATTTTagatatttgctttatttattttattcgtATAGTATCAATAGTATCACCCACTAAATAATTAGTGGGTCAAATTCCATTAGTTTACTAATCAGTAACAATTACTGCTTCCTCATATCTATGTATCTTGGCAGCAGAAAGAGCAGTTAGTCAGTAGAGTTTGATATGGCAGCAAATTAGACCTCAGTTAGGTTCAAAGGCAATACAGACTCTGAACAcagataattgtttttattagaggCGGCAAGAACAAAGTTCTCTCTGGCCAGGTCATTTGTTATGTCACAAAAACTCCTGTGAAGTCcttaaaagtcacttttacCGCAGCATCTGTATATAATAGCTGCCAAACATTGcaccacaaaaaaaagtctcccCAAACCATGTGTCAAGAACGAGCTCCAAGAACCAGAGTGACAACCATTTTGTTCTTACAGCCCTGCATCAGAGAAGAAGCTTCaagtttttgaaaattacatttgaatCACATTCAAATAGCACATTCAACCAGAAGTCCAAGAATAACTACAATTTAACTTGATGCAGAGTAGacttgaggattttttttttatttttatttatctagtAAATTTcagaaaggatttctcaaaccaGTAACTATTAAAATAGAACAAGCAGCAGTTGTCCAGCTGGCAACTATTTTCTCCTAAACCCTAATTGCACATTTCAGATGGCGAGAGCTGTGTGGCATGAGAGAGGCCAGGAAGAACCATGGACTGGTGGTTGTCAACAACAGGATCTATGCTGTGGGAGGACAGGGGCCTTTGGGTAACTGCGACCACCACGGGGAGACCAGTAAGGATTGGTAAACTGTACGTCAGGGCAGCTGCTATACAAggatgtttttgtgttcttGTAGGTGGACTGGATTCAGTGGAGTACTACGACATTGCCAGCAACGAGTGGCGAGCTGCCTCACCAATGCCGTGGCGGGGCGTGACGGTAAAGTGTGCAGCTGTCGGCGATGCAGTCTATGTGCTGGCAGGCTTCCAGGGGGTGGGACGGCTCGGGCACGTCCTGGAGTACCACACCGAAACAGACAGGTTGGTATTTTAGCTTGCTTTCCAGGAAATTCTAActgctgtttctttgtttttttgctctgaGATTTTTGTGTGGAAGCACGACTCGATTGTCTTCATTTCGCGCATATGCGCATTTCTGCGTTGCATTTTTTAGACCCTTAACCGATTCACATCGTCCTCATCTTTTCCTGCTGTCAGGTGGGTGACGTGCAGCAAGGTGCGAGCGTTCCCCGTCACCAGCTGCCTGATCTGCGTGATCGACACGTGTGGAGTGAACGAAGATGAAGATATGGACCTCATAGACTCCCAGCCGCATGCCGCGTCCTCTTCCTCAGCCCCTTCCACATCCCCCTCGTAGTGAAAGAATCTTATCTagtgtatttaaatttttgaaCGTATGTTTACAGTTTTGAAAGAAACCGATTTAACTCACAAAAGgcagggtattttttttttgttgttgtttctttcccCCACCCAGAAAGATCCAGTCGTGGTTTGATGGCTCACACTATTGTATGAATGTCCTCTTACAGACATGTTTTTACTATATTATTTAATTGTCAATTTATATTCACtctaaaaatgcagttttgtttatGTTACGTGTTGcgcttttcttttatttcaagcaAAAGCTTTAGTGCCATCTTaatgctttataaataatacCACACACAGGCctttgaagaaaatgtgtaaacattttattttcagctgtaGTTACAAGTAAAACAATGGGAATAAAAATAGGAATGTAAATTCTGTACTGCTCTcatgtacatttttaacacataatTGTAGACAGCACCACATGAATTAACGTTGAAGaaataatgtcttaaaaatgtgtaaaatattctTGTGTATTCATAAATCGCAGAAGTCATAATAGTGGTGGTCATCTTGCCCctttgccattttttatttttttatttttacttttgcagttttcatgGAAGTCATGTGTCAAATCATACCCACTGTGGCCACTGATGACTTTAAAGTAATTCACTATAATCTGCTCAGCCAAGACCAGGTCAGtaatacttatttttatttgccataTTTCATAATAAGACGACTCTCCCAAAGTAGGAGCACCAGAAACAGAGTCAAATCATAATTGGACTATGTTGTaaaatttctgcaaaatgtaaaatccTGGTTGAGGTGTGTGCTTTTTATACAAGTCAATGGGGTTTAAAACGGAAAATTGATCTGGAGTTGTTCCCTTTAGCTGCCACTTAACATTGCTTGCTTGTTGATATTTTCAAGAGTTAGagcacaaaaaatgtactttttttaacaggtttttttttcttctaaattttgACCAAtaacattgtgtaaaaatacaaacaaacaaacaaacaaaaaaaacaattcagaaatCCCATCATTGCCAAAACTGTTTGGTAGTTTGTCACTTTTTACAGCACCAcatttggtgtaaaaaaatgtaagttcagcagtagattttttttttcaatacaaGAGATGTACAATTAAAATTTCCCCGTTATCCAATCGTCAGCTCTGTTTGACAATTCCCATAACTCCCACATTTTTTAGTTTCTAAATGCATCGGACATGCTTCGATCTTGTTGAGTAAAAATCAGTGGTTCTGAATGGACTCATTCAGaacattaagcacatttttctcttcttaGGTGTTCTTTGAATAAATAACCCAAATCAGCAGCTTAGAcctcaaataaaactgaaaatcctCATCTGCCAGACAAAGCCTGATTGGCCCGTTTCTAGTTCACTCCTACTGGCATTGCTCTTATTAcctttataataaaaacactatTATTTTGCATTCAGTGTTCAGTCCTTAAGCAAACATGACTGGGTAAATATAATTAGtctatgtattaaaaaatgcTTGTAAAATGATGCACGTGGTTTGAAACAGCTGATCAGAGAAGTTTATACACCACATTTTAGATGGCTGCTTCAAACTTAAAACACAAGCACCTGCGTATCACTGGAAGAGGTTAAAATAGTGCAAAGCATGACGgcaaagattaaaaatattattcttCTCCAAAGAATAACCTTTGATCATGGTGTTCTAGATCTGTGCATTTCTCACTGCCTCTCTATcaatcctcctcctcttcttcctcactcatAAGGAGAGCAAACCTGTTGTTTATCTCCTCTGAACCCCTCCCTCCACCCTGAGaccgtcctcttcctcctcttctgccTCTCCCTCGCCTCCCTCTGCCTCTGCCTCTCTTCTTCTTGCCTGATCCGAAGCTGGAGGGGTTTGTCTTGAGGCTGCAGTCCTTCACAGCATCCAGCAGGCAGAAACAGAGCTGTCCAGATAAAGATCCACCAGGCAGTAAAGACTCCACAGGCCAGCCTCCTTTCAGGTACCTGAAGAGGCCGTGTACCAAGGTACCGCTGAACAACCTAAGCaagaaggattttatttttttcattacagGAAATCTAGCTCGTACCTCAACAGGTGGTTGaatatgtagaaaaatgttttaatcctCTTACAAAGACACGTTGGGCTCGGGCAGTggcacca encodes the following:
- the klhl7 gene encoding kelch-like protein 7 isoform X4 translates to MTGVASPEKAASSKKKSERKCASKEEYRQLSGIMAGMNILRKQGTLCDVTLVVQGKHFPAHRVVLAAASHFFSLMFTTRMMESMSHEVELRSAEPEIIELLIEFIYTARISVNSSNVQSLLDAANQYQIEPVKKMCVEFLKGQIDATNCLGISALADCMDCPELKAAAEDFFELHFTEVYKLDEFLQLDVTQLTHLLHQDKLTVRAEAQIYDAAVRWLKYDVCNREQYMVEVLGCVRFPLVSKTFLSKTVQAEPLIQDNPQCLKMVISGMRYHLLSLEDREDLGESSRPRRKKHDYRIALFGGSQPQSCRYFNPKDSTWTDIRCPFEKRRDATAVFWDNVVYILGGSQLFPIKRMDCYNVLKDSWYSKLGPPTPRDSLAACASQGKIYTSGGSEVGSSVLDLFECYDTRTESWQVKTSMLLARCSHGSVEANGLIYVCGGTVGNNVSGRILNNCEVYDPGTQQWRELCGMREARKNHGLVVVNNRIYAVGGQGPLGGLDSVEYYDIASNEWRAASPMPWRGVTVKCAAVGDAVYVLAGFQGVGRLGHVLEYHTETDRWVTCSKVRAFPVTSCLICVIDTCGVNEDEDMDLIDSQPHAASSSSAPSTSPS
- the klhl7 gene encoding kelch-like protein 7 isoform X3; its protein translation is MTGVASPEKAASSKKKSERKCASKEEYRQLSGIMAGMNILRKQGTLCDVTLVVQGKHFPAHRVVLAAASHFFSLMFTTRMMESMSHEVELRSAEPEIIELLIEFIYTARISVNSSNVQSLLDAANQYQIEPVKKMCVEFLKGQIDATNCLGISALADCMDCPELKAAAEDFFELHFTEVYKLDEFLQLDVTQLTHLLHQDKLTVRAEAQIYDAAVRWLKYDVCNREQYMVEVLGCVRFPLVSKTFLSKTVQAEPLIQDNPQCLKMVISGMRYHLLSLEDREDLGESSRPRRKKHDYRIALFGGSQPQSCRYFNPKASVFSMQDSTWTDIRCPFEKRRDATAVFWDNVVYILGGSQLFPIKRMDCYNVLKDSWYSKLGPPTPRDSLAACASQGKIYTSGGSEVGSSVLDLFECYDTRTESWQVKTSMLLARCSHGSVEANGLIYVCGGTVGNNVSGRILNNCEVYDPGTQQWRELCGMREARKNHGLVVVNNRIYAVGGQGPLGGLDSVEYYDIASNEWRAASPMPWRGVTVKCAAVGDAVYVLAGFQGVGRLGHVLEYHTETDRWVTCSKVRAFPVTSCLICVIDTCGVNEDEDMDLIDSQPHAASSSSAPSTSPS
- the klhl7 gene encoding kelch-like protein 7 isoform X1, with translation MTGVASPEKAASSKKKSERKCASKEEYRQLSGIMAGMNILRKQVQRFVLNWLCMGDVSVLIYYHPIVFGVYLKGTLCDVTLVVQGKHFPAHRVVLAAASHFFSLMFTTRMMESMSHEVELRSAEPEIIELLIEFIYTARISVNSSNVQSLLDAANQYQIEPVKKMCVEFLKGQIDATNCLGISALADCMDCPELKAAAEDFFELHFTEVYKLDEFLQLDVTQLTHLLHQDKLTVRAEAQIYDAAVRWLKYDVCNREQYMVEVLGCVRFPLVSKTFLSKTVQAEPLIQDNPQCLKMVISGMRYHLLSLEDREDLGESSRPRRKKHDYRIALFGGSQPQSCRYFNPKASVFSMQDSTWTDIRCPFEKRRDATAVFWDNVVYILGGSQLFPIKRMDCYNVLKDSWYSKLGPPTPRDSLAACASQGKIYTSGGSEVGSSVLDLFECYDTRTESWQVKTSMLLARCSHGSVEANGLIYVCGGTVGNNVSGRILNNCEVYDPGTQQWRELCGMREARKNHGLVVVNNRIYAVGGQGPLGGLDSVEYYDIASNEWRAASPMPWRGVTVKCAAVGDAVYVLAGFQGVGRLGHVLEYHTETDRWVTCSKVRAFPVTSCLICVIDTCGVNEDEDMDLIDSQPHAASSSSAPSTSPS